CTTCTTACTTGGCTAAAAGATGAACCCAAACAAGATGAATGTAGAGTGCTTACCAACGTAAGATGTTTGAGTGAAGGTGTAGATGTTCCTTCGCTTGATGCAGTAATGTTCCTTTCTGCTAGAAATAGTCAGGTGTACGTCTTCAAACTAAATTGGACAGTTTCAGTTAAATCCTTAAGGAGTATTTCGGATTATAAATTTATTAATTTTTGTTGATTATACAACTGTCTTCTTTTTTTGATAGAATGCTCTTTTATTTGCTTTCTTTTTTCTAAAATCTGCTCAGATCTTCCAAAATAGACATCGGCTGGAGTCAAGTTGTTTAATGACTCGTGGTAACGATTTGTATTGTAATTATTTACAAATATTTCCAATGCCTCTATGAGTTCTTCTGGATGATAAAAATGATTCAATTTCACCACGTTTTTCATCGTTCTGTGATAGCGTTCAATTTTGCCCTGAGTCTGGGGATGCATGGGTCTTCCATGAACCTGTTTCATCTTCAAATCCTCTTTCAGATAGGTTTTCAGCTCATTTGAGATGTAACAAGGTCCGTTGTCTGAAAGTAATCTGGGTTTGACTTTGGACTTCAATTTTGCTTTTTCAATCGCTGTATTTACCGTTCTTTTTACATCTTCGGCTTTCATCGAATCACAAAGTTCCCAATGAATGATATATCTGCTGTAATCGTCTAAAATCGTACTTAGATAGTACCAACCCCAACCCACAATTTTGAAATACGTGAAATCCGTCTGCCACATTTGATGTACAAAATTGGTTTTATCTTTAAATTCATTTGCAGCAGCAATCAAAAAATGATTAGGTGCCGCTATCAAGTCCCTTTGCTTTAAGATCCGATAAACGCTTGATTCTGAAATAAAAATACCTTGTTCATCTGTGATTTTATGTGCCAATTCTCTGGAAGAAAGCTCGGTATGTTCTAGTGCGATTTCCAC
This genomic stretch from Chryseobacterium sp. POL2 harbors:
- a CDS encoding IS3 family transposase (programmed frameshift), translating into MGTPKKKSTETFVKDIRKNTRRIFTAEQKILIVMEGLRAETSVAELCRKHSIAQSQFYAWNKEFMEAGKKRLNGDVEREATSDEVSDLKKENARLKEMVADLVLRYDIVKKSRHAGLIHKYRKYMRLSAGEKYELIQSVTTSEIGVKRTLESFGIARSTFYKWYQKYLENGYDGLKTSKRKSKRQWNSIPEEQKDLVVEIALEHTELSSRELAHKITDEQGIFISESSVYRILKQRDLIAAPNHFLIAAANEFKDKTNFVHQMWQTDFTYFKIVGWGWYYLSTILDDYSRYIIHWELCDSMKAEDVKRTVNTAIEKAKLKSKVKPRLLSDNGPCYISNELKTYLKEDLKMKQVHGRPMHPQTQGKIERYHRTMKNVVKLNHFYHPEELIEALEIFVNNYNTNRYHESLNNLTPADVYFGRSEQILEKRKQIKEHSIKKRRQLYNQQKLINL